In Spirosoma aureum, a single genomic region encodes these proteins:
- a CDS encoding DUF4249 domain-containing protein translates to MRSVASYVFMSLLVFILPIACIDPEETTLSTSKTILLVEGTLTDLAEPQIIKLSQAQADRLTGQFMTVPVTKASVDIMVDSAQLISCHETLDGSYQLPGDFRGQVGHAYQLRFTLPNGTRYVSTQQVMPSVAPIDRITARFNPASLSVQQLNGYTAAHDIFIDSQDPGSERNYYRWEWKLWERQYWCHSCRQGVYSKYKVLPTVYRARDYFVTGTELYEDCFTPPAGKAGEEAPEVPKEDWIYDYGCQTPCWQLIYGYDIVVFDDQFTNGRPIIQQRVAQIPFYDTGPGLVDVRQSSLTADAYRYYKLFQEQTQHTGGLADTPPSALGGNVYQVDHPQIRAVGYFSASAISLVHYWLDRKDTKGVSYGATGPVDTLRGNGSYGSVSDGLFYALNARQPTLEPSPPYLGERQKAKVRLWPNTDRPPLAPCLQSDRQTPFKPEGWKD, encoded by the coding sequence ATGCGCTCAGTTGCATCCTATGTGTTCATGAGTTTGCTGGTATTCATCTTACCCATCGCTTGTATTGATCCAGAGGAAACGACCTTGTCTACGTCAAAGACTATCCTTCTAGTAGAGGGTACGCTGACTGACCTGGCGGAACCCCAGATTATTAAGCTTAGCCAGGCACAGGCGGATCGACTAACCGGACAGTTCATGACAGTGCCCGTTACGAAAGCATCTGTGGACATTATGGTCGATTCTGCGCAGCTCATTAGCTGTCATGAGACTCTGGACGGAAGCTATCAACTGCCTGGCGATTTTAGAGGACAGGTGGGCCATGCCTATCAACTTCGCTTTACCCTCCCCAACGGAACCCGCTATGTATCCACCCAACAGGTAATGCCATCCGTCGCACCGATTGACAGAATAACTGCTCGCTTTAATCCTGCCAGCTTATCCGTACAGCAACTAAACGGCTATACGGCAGCACATGACATCTTTATTGACAGCCAGGATCCTGGCAGCGAGCGAAATTATTACCGCTGGGAATGGAAACTCTGGGAGCGCCAATACTGGTGCCATAGCTGTCGGCAGGGTGTTTACTCAAAATACAAGGTGCTACCAACTGTTTACAGAGCACGTGATTACTTTGTAACAGGCACAGAACTGTATGAAGATTGTTTTACTCCCCCGGCGGGTAAGGCAGGGGAAGAAGCGCCTGAAGTTCCAAAGGAGGACTGGATTTATGATTATGGCTGCCAGACGCCATGTTGGCAGTTGATTTATGGGTATGATATTGTGGTGTTTGACGATCAGTTCACCAATGGCAGGCCTATCATCCAGCAACGTGTGGCTCAGATTCCCTTTTATGATACGGGCCCTGGCCTGGTCGATGTACGCCAGTCATCCCTGACCGCTGATGCTTACCGATATTATAAGCTTTTTCAGGAGCAGACCCAGCATACAGGCGGGTTGGCCGATACGCCACCTTCGGCTTTAGGGGGTAACGTGTATCAGGTAGATCATCCTCAAATTCGGGCAGTGGGCTACTTTTCCGCGTCAGCCATTTCGCTGGTTCACTATTGGCTGGATCGTAAAGATACGAAGGGTGTATCTTATGGAGCGACTGGGCCAGTTGATACGCTGCGAGGCAATGGCTCTTACGGATCAGTCAGCGATGGGTTATTCTATGCACTAAATGCACGTCAGCCTACTTTAGAGCCTTCTCCACCGTATCTGGGCGAACGGCAAAAAGCCAAGGTTCGCTTATGGCCAAACACTGACCGGCCTCCGCTGGCACCGTGCCTGCAAAGTGATCGGCAAACACCGTTTAAGCCAGAAGGCTGGAAAGACTAA
- a CDS encoding DUF5958 family protein, protein MSFEEEITLYQFGQGLHLELDLLDHFSQLDEFKKSQRVVELFDMVRQLKPEDTELEQVMAANSSPAPIPPYLVFKGHQLQRNSSISMARTELARSYQILLRLFKKAYQRQLEAEKPTPANWMFWDLSNPEVVASIVTLHQQLVEEVYASAGYRSEFASLAKLYYTRKSTWLTNQEEPTPEPQTHFSFLTYEEVVDRSIPMIGEPQLRGISLLCNSLNKALAKQYGLTAEQATRLIWDVVERHMREQYNTGLID, encoded by the coding sequence ATGAGCTTTGAGGAAGAAATAACCCTCTACCAATTCGGGCAAGGGCTTCACTTGGAACTTGATCTGCTGGATCACTTTAGCCAACTCGATGAGTTCAAAAAAAGCCAACGAGTCGTGGAGCTTTTTGACATGGTACGCCAATTAAAGCCTGAAGATACCGAACTGGAGCAGGTCATGGCAGCTAACTCCTCACCGGCTCCCATTCCTCCCTATTTAGTCTTCAAGGGCCATCAGCTCCAGCGAAATTCATCCATAAGTATGGCACGCACTGAGCTTGCCCGATCGTATCAGATACTGTTACGTCTCTTTAAGAAAGCCTATCAGCGGCAATTGGAAGCCGAAAAGCCAACTCCAGCCAACTGGATGTTTTGGGACTTGTCAAACCCTGAAGTTGTGGCGAGTATAGTCACTTTACACCAACAGTTAGTCGAAGAGGTCTATGCCAGTGCTGGCTACCGAAGCGAATTTGCCAGCCTCGCCAAGCTGTATTATACCCGAAAAAGTACCTGGCTGACCAATCAGGAAGAACCCACTCCCGAGCCTCAGACCCACTTTTCGTTTCTGACCTATGAGGAGGTAGTAGACCGATCAATTCCTATGATTGGTGAACCGCAACTTCGTGGCATCTCGCTTCTTTGTAATTCGTTAAACAAAGCCCTGGCCAAACAGTATGGATTGACGGCTGAACAGGCAACACGCTTAATCTGGGATGTGGTGGAGAGGCACATGCGCGAGCAGTACAATACCGGGCTTATTGACTAA
- a CDS encoding carboxypeptidase-like regulatory domain-containing protein, which translates to MKFKFLLVSIFFVAFGCKESVSTDAGQSEQWGQQPELPVVNGEARFTLEAQDNFVNVMGNTLPRMPIFPTLQPKAGRVRGYVADLSGKPLRGATIGVRSTATGGYYSGVSAQTDAKGYYELTVPWGAADFYAAGYTIDYGQGRVTMSLYSIDGKLESFPSKDGLVKNFVLLSYGVLNKDMAGQKPNDPTNYAGGSFYITYNVADPSSVYNPSTYIPDNAEIQVTLVPDGVGLYREKKTFVITKKASQLNYNFLVMNVPVGSYTLKANLKNGPQLRLEAVGRYASVSPYFGLKPSSAVGSAQLFFTPDSQLSNSLTLPNRGNWGSLQIKVELP; encoded by the coding sequence ATGAAGTTTAAATTTCTCTTGGTGAGTATTTTTTTTGTGGCCTTCGGCTGCAAAGAGTCCGTATCGACGGATGCGGGACAATCAGAACAATGGGGACAGCAACCTGAGCTTCCAGTAGTCAATGGCGAAGCCAGATTCACCCTGGAGGCTCAGGATAATTTTGTCAATGTGATGGGGAATACTCTTCCCAGAATGCCTATTTTCCCCACATTACAACCGAAGGCTGGACGTGTTCGAGGGTATGTTGCCGATCTAAGTGGGAAACCGCTTCGGGGTGCTACAATTGGCGTTCGATCAACTGCGACCGGTGGCTATTATTCGGGTGTTTCCGCCCAGACAGACGCTAAGGGCTATTATGAGCTGACGGTTCCCTGGGGAGCGGCCGATTTTTATGCGGCTGGCTACACAATTGATTACGGCCAGGGCCGGGTGACGATGAGCCTGTATTCTATCGATGGTAAACTGGAAAGCTTTCCCTCCAAAGATGGGCTGGTTAAAAACTTCGTTCTGTTATCGTATGGAGTCCTGAATAAAGACATGGCAGGTCAGAAACCGAATGACCCAACCAATTATGCAGGTGGATCGTTTTATATTACATACAATGTGGCTGACCCATCCTCAGTTTATAATCCATCGACCTATATTCCTGACAATGCCGAAATTCAGGTAACTCTCGTCCCGGATGGGGTTGGTTTGTATCGTGAGAAAAAGACATTTGTCATTACCAAAAAAGCCAGCCAACTGAATTATAACTTTCTGGTGATGAATGTGCCGGTAGGCAGCTATACCCTTAAAGCCAACTTGAAAAACGGTCCTCAGCTTCGCCTGGAAGCAGTTGGTCGCTATGCAAGTGTATCCCCTTATTTTGGCTTAAAACCGAGTTCGGCAGTAGGATCGGCCCAACTTTTCTTTACACCAGACTCACAGTTGAGCAATTCTCTGACGCTACCAAATCGAGGCAATTGGGGTTCTCTTCAAATCAAAGTAGAACTTCCTTAA